In Vicia villosa cultivar HV-30 ecotype Madison, WI linkage group LG7, Vvil1.0, whole genome shotgun sequence, the DNA window TGGAAACGGACTTGATGGCGGTGGTCAATGTGTTTAAGCCTCCTTTTATGGTGCGTTGGCAGATTAGGAATAAATGGGTGAATTGTATGAACATAATCACTAATTAGAATTTTGTAGTTTCTCATATTTTTCGGGAGGGCAATAGTTGTGCAGATGCGCTTGCTAACATAGGTCTTAATCTTTCTGACTCTTCTTATTTTGATTTTATCCCGGACTGTTTAagggcagattttgtaaagaataggatAGGTATGCCATTCTTTGGGTTTGTTTCTTGTTGATAGGGTTTTGGTGATTGTTCCCCTATCCTTTTGTAacattttcttatatatatatatatatcaatcatcattaaaaaatgatcgtacctgatcataATGGATCGTCGTGGCTTGCAACTTGATGGACTTCTGAAAAAATGggtggggggtacctgcaagggaGACGTTGATGACCAATCCTACAAGGAGGGATTTTTCGTGGACACGCGCGGGGAAAGTAGCTATTGGGGAGACACGAGGGGGTGTCCTTGTACGACACCTACTACTAGGACAACCTCACTATCCTCACATGTCGGGCAGATGTCCTTCGGGTCTTTCCCCTAATAGCCCTAAATTGGGGCTTGGACTATGCATTGGGCCAAGTGTCAGCCCGATTCAAAATAGATTCTGTCGATCTCAACTATCacaattagttatttattatttaaagttaaattaattttaataaaaaaaacactttAATACTATTTAGATTAGATTTTAAGtgcataaatattttttattaataaatatatagataGGTCTGAAAAAATATCgctaatttgaatttaaatatttatttatttataattatttattatttagtagATATATAGATAGGTctgacaaaatatttttaaatatttatttattttcagtatttttaaaaataatttatattaaaattcaaaatctaGAAAAGATAGAGAGTACTTTTAGGCAAATTTTACGATTAGATCAATCTTGTACACCAGATTCTGCCACATGCCCACGTGTGCTATGTGCGctctctatttattttaaaaaatttagattACACAATTATCAATCCCAAAACGCAAAAAAGCCTTTGTCTTGCTCCAGTTTCCGCCGTCGTCCTTATCTCCGGCGCTCTGTTGACCTGCGTGAAACCGTCGGTCTATACCTCTCCGTGAAACTGCAAACCATATATCGATTGTCAATCTGTGCTTCTCTCCGTGAAACTACAAACCATAGATCGATTGTCAATCTGTGCTTCTCTCCGTGAAACTGCAAACCATAGATCGGTTGTTGATCTGTGCTTCTCTCCGTGAAACTGCAAACCATAGATCGGATGTTGATCTGTGTTTTTCTCCGTCAAATTGCAAAGTATATGTTGGCTGTCGATCTGTGCTTCTCCGTCTAATTGCAAACCATAGGTTGGTCGTAGATCTGTGCTTTTCCGTCAAATTACAAACCTTGGGTTGGTCGTCGATCTCCGTCAAATTGCAAACCATTGGTTGGTGATCGAGAGATTGTAGCCGCTATATCGTAAGGTTTTTGCAAaggtttatatttatttatttatttatttatttatttatcagttTGGTTGTATTTGAGTAGCAGCAAAATTGTTTACGATGAAAAGGAGACGAAATTGTGACGGCAAAGACAGAACCAGTGGTTTAACTGATTGTCTTTCACTTCAAAGAAGAAGACGGAATTATGACGGTGATGGTAAAGACAGAATCAGTGCTTTACCTGATTGTATTTTACTTAAAATATTATCGCATTTGAAGACGAAGCAAGCTATTCAAACGTCCTTCATCTCCCCTCGATGGAAGAATCTCTGGAAACATATTCCCGTTCTTTCTTTCAATTATACTCGCTACGGATCTCTGGAGAAATTCACTAGATTTGTTTCTCAATGTTTGTCTCTTCGCGATGATAAAGCCTCTCTACAAGCTCTCAATTTTGAGTGCCGCGAATTTATCAAGCCTCACTTGCTCAAAAGGATTATGAAATACGTATTTTCACACAATGTCCAACAATTACATATGGCCGTGGCATGTAATATTCTACACTTCCCACTTTGCAACTTTCCATGTCATACTTTAACCTCTCTTAGACTTACTTCGAGCAAACAGCGGTCATTATTTCCAAATTCTCTTGCATTACCTGCATTAACCCATCTGTCTATTGAATTATTTGCCTTTCACTGCACTAGTGATGATGACTATGCCGAGCCCTTTTCTGTTTTTAAGAGTTTGAATACTTTGATCATTCATTATTGTGAAGTTTTTAATGAACGGAACCCTTGTGAAGAAAACCTCTTCATATCAAGTGTGTCACTTGTTAATTTAACAATATCATTGTCTAGCCACCCTCACAAATTCAAGTTATCTACCCCAAATCTTTGTAGCTTTGATTTCTTCGGTGATCCTTTACAAAATCTATGTGGCCGCAATAGCAATAGCAATAACAATACCAATTTCTCTTCTATTAAACACGTAAAGATTAGCGTACCATTTTCAACTGCTGGCGAAGAATTTCCTTCGATTCTATTCAATTGGCTAGTTGAGCTTGCCCTTATGGAATCATTGACAATCTCTTTAAAGACTCTTCAGGTATTTTAATTTGGTTtgcttcaaatttagggctttcatttttttattactagagacgtgtttttattttaacaTGCCTCTTAAATTGATCTTAATTCACCTACATTACTCGTTGCTTAGATTCTCAACTTAATTCCTGAATCATGGAAGATTGATTTCCATTATTTACATAACTTGAAGTTACTGAAAATAGACGCAAGTCAATATCATCTTTCATCCTTGCCGGATGGAATAGGAGACTTTTTGCTTCAAAATGCACCGTCAGCTAAAAAAGTCATCAAATGTTTGCCAAGGTAAATGTGCATTCAACTTTTAAATACAATTGTTTAATTTAGCTTTTGCTTTATTTGTTTTGGTTTCCCTTagactatgtttgggagtttggaggagaaggaaggggagggttttgaaaaataagaagaattaggtgaaaaggataaaaagattttgggtaggatggttttggagggtttgagtttattcataacaccaaaaaccccataaaatgggggaactcaaaaattttccaaatatattttaggagggttttggagggttttgaaaggtttacataaattttccaaatatattttaggttgttatagtattctaaaaattaaaaatttaataatgataatgactcttttatcattctaaacacaatcattttttcaaaaaatgtcaaaaaaatttcaatatttttttaaaattttatttttggaagccttcccctcccctccaaactcccaaacatagccttagtctCTAACATACTATGAATAATGTTTTTGTTTCACTTAGTCTCTCTTGTTATAACTTAGTACAAGGGAATAAATTACAAGTCATTTGGGTTTTAGACATGACTGGATCTAATCTCAAATTAAGTGAATGCTCTATAGTTaggattaaaattaaatggaagTTTATGTTggtttgtagtttttttttttacttttaaaatcAATGGAAGATGAAATCAAGAGGATTATTGTGTGATATCACTCTAATAGGAAAACAACCAATATAGAAGATTAAAGAGAAACGAAAATAAAGGACAATGAAGACAATTGAACTTTGTTAACACACTTCAATGGTGCTAGACTATAGAGCATTTAccgttccttttattttttattttttatatcttATGAAATAGGGTTGCAGTTTTTCAAGAAATATACTATATAATATCTATCAAAAATAATCTCCACAATATGGACATACTGAATGCTGGTTTTTACTgcaagtagttttttttttttttttttgcaatacaCCTTATTAGTTTTGATATAGTCTCACTAATTTCTTGCATATATTGCCTCTATATTTTACAGACCTGGCTGGAGCACTCTTAATATAAAGAGATTAGAACAAGCGTGATCACGACATAGATCTTTCCATGGCTAGATgcattattaaaatttatttattttccctgCAATGTacttaattattgttttttattttgtttattatgagTATTTATATGTTTTCAACTTTGAACATTTTTGGGTCATGTGTAAGATCATTCTAAGTTGAATTTGGATGGAACTGGAAGTGGGTGCTATTTATACCAGGGGAGGTTACATAATTACtgagataaaaatcaaattcGAACCGAATTTCAAATCCTTAACATCTTCACCATCTAGGTTATGTAGGTTTTGATTTGTAAAATTAGCTGATAGTTTATAACTAGTAGCGGGTGACTGATAGTCGATAAGTTAACATGAATGTTTGGTAAATTACTCACCTCCCATGAGATAAGATATTCGTAAATTATACTAACACCCCCTCTAGTTTATAACTAAACattaatctcttttattttgatcTAAAGTGGCAAACACCTCCCTTCCTTTTAACACTCTTATCTCTCAGGTAGTTAATCCATGATAAATGCAATGGAATTTTAA includes these proteins:
- the LOC131620596 gene encoding F-box protein At3g59150-like isoform X1, translated to MKRRRNCDGKDRTSGLTDCLSLQRRRRNYDGDGKDRISALPDCILLKILSHLKTKQAIQTSFISPRWKNLWKHIPVLSFNYTRYGSLEKFTRFVSQCLSLRDDKASLQALNFECREFIKPHLLKRIMKYVFSHNVQQLHMAVACNILHFPLCNFPCHTLTSLRLTSSKQRSLFPNSLALPALTHLSIELFAFHCTSDDDYAEPFSVFKSLNTLIIHYCEVFNERNPCEENLFISSVSLVNLTISLSSHPHKFKLSTPNLCSFDFFGDPLQNLCGRNSNSNNNTNFSSIKHVKISVPFSTAGEEFPSILFNWLVELALMESLTISLKTLQILNLIPESWKIDFHYLHNLKLLKIDASQYHLSSLPDGIGDFLLQNAPSAKKVIKCLPRPGWSTLNIKRLEQA
- the LOC131620596 gene encoding F-box protein At3g59150-like isoform X2, yielding MKRRRNCDGKDRTSGLTDCLSLQRRRRNYDGDGKDRISALPDCILLKILSHLKTKQAIQTSFISPRWKNLWKHIPVLSFNYTRYGSLEKFTRFVSQCLSLRDDKASLQALNFECREFIKPHLLKRIMKYVFSHNVQQLHMAVACNILHFPLCNFPCHTLTSLRLTSSKQRSLFPNSLALPALTHLSIELFAFHCTSDDDYAEPFSVFKSLNTLIIHYCEVFNERNPCEENLFISSVSLVNLTISLSSHPHKFKLSTPNLCSFDFFGDPLQNLCGRNSNSNNNTNFSSIKHVKISVPFSTAGEEFPSILFNWLVELALMESLTISLKTLQLLKIDASQYHLSSLPDGIGDFLLQNAPSAKKVIKCLPRPGWSTLNIKRLEQA